One genomic segment of Aliarcobacter cibarius includes these proteins:
- a CDS encoding YeiH family protein, with translation MKTNNKIIINTFIGIIFVGIIAYLSTIISKFQFFDELGISPLIVGIFLGMIYANTIRLKFPSYFKEGIIFATKYILRLGIILYGFRLTFQNLEEIGINGILLAFCIVFFTFIFGYIVGVKLLKMDKELAILCSAGSSICGAAAVMATQSVLRNESYKSAVAVSFVVIFGTIGMFLFPLLDRLNIFGFTSNEIGLYLGAILHEVAHVVGASNALGTVVANNAIIEKMIRVIFLVPFLIVLSFWLIKTGFHTKKEKSKVVIPWFALFFIVAIGFNSLELLEKSTIDTINFIDNFALTMAMCALGMETSFDKFKNSGMKPFYLSLILFIWLIILGYILVKLFF, from the coding sequence ATGAAAACTAATAATAAAATTATTATTAATACTTTTATTGGAATTATATTTGTTGGAATTATTGCATATCTATCTACAATAATTTCAAAATTTCAATTTTTTGATGAATTAGGGATTAGTCCATTAATCGTTGGAATATTTTTAGGAATGATTTATGCAAATACAATAAGATTAAAATTTCCAAGTTATTTTAAAGAAGGAATAATCTTTGCTACGAAATATATTTTAAGATTAGGAATTATACTTTACGGTTTTAGATTAACTTTTCAAAATCTTGAGGAAATTGGGATTAATGGAATTCTACTAGCTTTTTGTATAGTATTCTTTACTTTTATATTTGGTTATATAGTTGGAGTTAAATTATTAAAAATGGATAAAGAATTAGCCATTTTATGTAGTGCAGGTAGTTCTATTTGTGGAGCTGCTGCTGTTATGGCTACTCAAAGTGTTTTAAGAAATGAATCCTATAAAAGTGCTGTTGCTGTATCTTTTGTAGTAATTTTTGGAACAATTGGAATGTTTTTATTTCCACTTCTAGATAGATTAAATATTTTTGGTTTTACTAGTAATGAAATTGGACTTTACTTGGGAGCAATATTACACGAAGTAGCTCACGTTGTAGGTGCAAGTAATGCTTTGGGTACAGTTGTTGCAAATAATGCCATAATTGAAAAAATGATAAGAGTTATATTCTTAGTTCCATTTTTGATAGTATTATCATTTTGGTTGATTAAAACAGGATTTCACACTAAAAAGGAAAAATCAAAAGTTGTTATTCCATGGTTTGCACTATTTTTTATAGTTGCAATAGGATTTAATTCTTTAGAATTATTAGAAAAAAGCACTATTGATACTATAAATTTTATAGATAACTTTGCTTTAACTATGGCTATGTGTGCTTTAGGAATGGAAACAAGTTTTGATAAGTTCAAAAATAGTGGAATGAAACCTTTTTATCTATCTTTGATTTTGTTTATTTGGCTAATTATATTAGGATATATTTTAGTTAAATTATTTTTTTAG
- a CDS encoding NADH:flavin oxidoreductase/NADH oxidase translates to MSLLLQSGKIGNLDLKNRVVMPPMCMYKSDNSGELKDFHYFHYISRAASDVGLVIVEATAVEPKGRISNFDLGLWDDSLIENHKKMNQKLHLFGAKSAIQIAHAGRKSEVNDDICIAPSSIAFSQLAPYKTPIELTLEEIKNVKELFVNAAIRAQKADYDSVELHAAHGYLLCEFLSPLTNHRTDIYGGSLENRCKLVIEIAQEIKNRVKLPLIVRISADEWMQNGWNVNDSIYLSKELEKVGVDSIHVSSGGNMEKIDKAPKIEPFYQANWAKAIKKSVNIPVIAVGLITTGKDGEYLLENEFCDFVAYGRELLKNPNLVFYAANELNEKDKINSSYIRAF, encoded by the coding sequence ATGAGCTTATTATTACAAAGTGGTAAAATAGGGAATTTAGATCTAAAAAATAGAGTTGTAATGCCTCCTATGTGTATGTATAAAAGTGATAATAGTGGAGAATTAAAAGATTTTCATTATTTTCATTATATTTCAAGAGCAGCTTCTGATGTTGGTTTAGTTATTGTTGAAGCAACAGCGGTTGAACCAAAAGGAAGAATTTCAAATTTTGATTTAGGACTTTGGGATGACTCTTTAATTGAAAATCATAAAAAAATGAATCAGAAGTTACACTTATTTGGTGCAAAAAGCGCAATTCAAATTGCTCATGCAGGAAGAAAATCAGAAGTAAATGATGATATTTGTATTGCTCCAAGTTCAATTGCTTTTAGTCAATTGGCTCCTTACAAAACGCCAATAGAGTTAACACTTGAAGAGATAAAAAATGTAAAAGAGTTGTTTGTAAATGCTGCAATTAGGGCTCAAAAAGCAGATTATGATTCGGTAGAACTTCATGCTGCTCATGGATACTTATTATGCGAATTTTTATCACCACTAACAAACCATAGAACAGATATTTATGGTGGAAGTTTAGAAAATAGATGTAAATTAGTTATTGAAATTGCACAAGAGATAAAAAATAGGGTAAAATTACCTCTTATTGTTAGAATTAGTGCTGATGAGTGGATGCAAAATGGTTGGAATGTAAATGATTCTATCTATTTAAGTAAAGAGTTAGAAAAGGTTGGTGTTGATTCAATTCATGTTTCAAGTGGTGGAAATATGGAAAAAATAGATAAAGCTCCAAAAATAGAACCTTTTTATCAAGCAAACTGGGCTAAAGCGATTAAAAAATCTGTTAATATTCCTGTGATTGCAGTTGGGTTAATAACTACTGGAAAAGATGGTGAATATCTACTTGAAAATGAATTTTGTGATTTTGTAGCTTATGGAAGAGAGTTACTTAAAAATCCAAATCTTGTTTTTTATGCAGCAAATGAATTAAATGAAAAAGACAAGATAAATAGCTCATATATAAGAGCATTTTAA
- a CDS encoding LysR family transcriptional regulator, translating to MTLKELNFFYKLSENPQVTQVANELNISQSAISLAIKSLENSLNEQLFDRIGKKLILNEKGKYFKEKTFPHYLKLIDTQNIFLENRLVGNIKVASSKTISNYIMPNIYFDFLTKYKDVKLDILTINSSKILDLILKSKLDIGLIEVNFENSNIIKEKLCDDELIVVTSDKKQEKTAFIDSIKKKWILREIGSGTREIFINKIGAISEDLDIFMQLQDFEEIKTIILNNSNTVTAISKVAVKKELEEEKLFQIKLKNLDFKREFYVIYHKKKSKNLLFETFIEFLKNRFH from the coding sequence ATGACTTTAAAAGAATTAAACTTTTTCTATAAACTAAGTGAAAATCCTCAAGTTACTCAAGTTGCAAATGAGTTAAATATCAGTCAATCAGCTATTTCACTAGCTATTAAATCTTTAGAAAATAGTTTAAATGAACAACTTTTTGACAGAATTGGTAAAAAATTAATACTAAATGAAAAAGGTAAATACTTTAAAGAAAAAACTTTTCCACATTATTTAAAACTTATTGATACTCAAAATATTTTTTTGGAAAATAGACTTGTTGGAAATATAAAAGTAGCATCAAGTAAAACTATTTCTAACTACATAATGCCAAATATTTATTTTGATTTTTTAACAAAATATAAAGATGTAAAACTAGATATTTTAACTATAAATTCAAGTAAAATATTAGATTTGATTTTAAAATCAAAGCTTGATATTGGACTTATTGAAGTTAATTTTGAGAATAGTAATATAATAAAAGAAAAATTATGTGATGATGAGCTTATTGTTGTAACAAGCGATAAAAAACAAGAGAAAACTGCTTTTATAGATAGTATAAAAAAGAAATGGATTTTAAGAGAGATTGGAAGCGGTACTAGAGAAATTTTTATAAATAAAATAGGTGCAATATCAGAAGATTTAGATATTTTTATGCAACTTCAAGATTTTGAAGAGATAAAAACAATAATTCTAAATAATTCAAACACTGTAACTGCTATTTCAAAAGTAGCTGTAAAAAAAGAATTAGAAGAAGAAAAACTTTTTCAAATAAAACTAAAAAATTTAGACTTTAAAAGAGAATTTTATGTAATTTATCACAAAAAAAAGTCTAAAAACCTACTTTTTGAAACTTTTATAGAATTTCTAAAAAATAGGTTTCATTAG
- a CDS encoding DMT family transporter: MNEIIKAHILAIIAIVLVAGSFLASLKISGVIDPISLTLFRFLLAFLILSPLIIFNKKKILEVFRVFPKAMIVSLVYTLYFIGILKALEYTTVLNTGSIYTLVPLMTAILCIFFFKEKIPLKQLFVYILGIVSTCIVVFDADINLFLSLQINKGDIIFVIASFCMALYPIFIKILYTQKDDPLVLAFTTIFGGIIWMILTMEILGISYEWNKIEVNHLYALLYLVIGATIITLFLYQKATLVLGAKKIMAYIYLNPAIVAILMFLFEGQTISYGVLIGILLSVFATVIILKEK; the protein is encoded by the coding sequence TTGAATGAAATTATAAAAGCACATATTTTAGCAATTATAGCAATAGTACTTGTAGCGGGTTCTTTTTTAGCTTCTTTAAAAATATCAGGAGTGATTGATCCAATTTCACTAACTCTATTTAGATTTTTACTAGCATTCTTAATTCTTTCACCTTTAATTATTTTCAATAAGAAAAAAATTTTAGAAGTTTTTAGAGTATTTCCAAAGGCTATGATAGTAAGTCTTGTTTATACACTTTATTTTATAGGAATATTAAAAGCTCTAGAATACACAACTGTTTTAAATACAGGAAGTATTTATACTTTGGTTCCTTTAATGACAGCGATTTTATGTATATTCTTTTTTAAAGAGAAAATACCTTTAAAGCAACTGTTTGTATATATTTTAGGAATAGTTTCTACTTGTATAGTTGTCTTTGATGCAGATATAAATTTATTTTTATCACTGCAAATAAATAAAGGTGATATTATTTTTGTAATTGCCTCTTTTTGTATGGCTTTGTATCCAATATTTATAAAAATTTTGTATACACAAAAGGATGATCCTTTAGTTTTAGCATTTACAACAATTTTTGGTGGAATTATATGGATGATTCTTACAATGGAGATTTTAGGTATTTCTTATGAATGGAATAAAATAGAGGTAAATCATCTGTATGCATTACTTTATTTGGTTATTGGTGCTACTATTATTACTCTTTTTTTGTATCAAAAAGCAACTTTAGTATTAGGTGCAAAGAAAATCATGGCATATATTTATTTAAATCCAGCAATCGTTGCAATTCTTATGTTTTTATTTGAAGGACAAACTATATCTTATGGAGTTTTAATAGGAATATTACTGTCAGTTTTTGCAACAGTTATAATATTAAAAGAAAAATAG
- a CDS encoding NAD(P)H-dependent oxidoreductase: MEKTFIEAMDFRHACKVFDDTKKISEEDMKYILEVGRKSPSSFGQEPWKFLVITNEELKAKIRPFCWDQVQVTSCSHLVVILAAIESVKPESGVPAKRFARREMPQDKKDFYNNLYKNHLTVTNVLQNDEQVFAWTARQTYIPMANMMTAAAIRGIDSCPIEGFERENVEKVLNLDTSKYRLSVVVPFGYRINPQSTQMRLPFDEVVEYIK; this comes from the coding sequence ATGGAAAAAACATTTATTGAAGCTATGGATTTTAGACACGCTTGTAAAGTATTTGATGATACAAAAAAAATTAGCGAAGAAGATATGAAGTATATTTTAGAGGTTGGAAGAAAATCTCCTAGCTCTTTTGGGCAAGAACCGTGGAAGTTTTTAGTTATTACAAATGAAGAATTAAAAGCTAAAATTAGACCATTTTGCTGGGATCAAGTACAAGTTACTTCATGTTCTCATTTAGTTGTTATTTTAGCGGCAATTGAGAGTGTTAAACCAGAGAGTGGAGTTCCTGCAAAAAGATTTGCGAGAAGAGAAATGCCTCAAGATAAAAAAGATTTTTATAATAATTTATATAAAAACCATTTAACAGTAACAAATGTTTTACAAAATGATGAACAAGTTTTTGCATGGACTGCTAGACAGACATATATTCCAATGGCAAATATGATGACAGCAGCTGCTATTAGAGGAATTGATTCTTGTCCAATTGAAGGTTTTGAAAGAGAAAATGTAGAAAAAGTTTTAAACTTAGATACATCAAAATATAGATTAAGTGTTGTTGTTCCTTTTGGATATAGAATAAATCCACAATCTACTCAAATGAGATTACCATTTGATGAAGTAGTTGAATATATCAAATAA
- a CDS encoding winged helix-turn-helix transcriptional regulator, giving the protein MYYINDKEYRCSVAVTLDIFNDRWKLAIIWHLLDGEKRFKELHEIINEITQKTLTIKLKELEEKNIIHREVFPQIPPKVVYSLTSCGKNLKPVLEEMHKWGIDYVKEFGEITSENSCENKICE; this is encoded by the coding sequence ATGTATTATATAAATGATAAAGAGTACCGATGTAGCGTAGCTGTAACTCTTGATATTTTCAATGATAGATGGAAATTAGCAATTATTTGGCATCTCCTTGATGGTGAAAAGAGATTTAAAGAACTTCATGAAATAATAAATGAAATAACACAAAAAACTTTAACTATAAAATTAAAAGAGTTAGAAGAGAAAAATATCATTCATAGAGAAGTGTTTCCACAAATTCCACCAAAAGTTGTTTATAGTTTAACTTCTTGTGGAAAAAATTTAAAACCTGTACTAGAAGAGATGCATAAATGGGGTATAGATTATGTAAAAGAGTTTGGTGAGATAACTTCTGAAAATTCGTGTGAAAATAAAATTTGCGAGTAA
- a CDS encoding AEC family transporter yields the protein MALIVKLIFAPIVAIIVCKIFGWTGLAATVSILEAAMAPMITAGAIAAMAGLAPRLSSAIVGYGILFSFVTTYILKTFII from the coding sequence GTGGCATTAATTGTAAAACTTATTTTTGCTCCAATAGTTGCTATTATTGTTTGCAAAATATTTGGATGGACTGGTTTAGCTGCAACTGTATCAATTTTGGAAGCTGCTATGGCTCCAATGATAACAGCAGGTGCAATTGCAGCTATGGCTGGACTTGCTCCAAGACTTAGTTCTGCTATTGTTGGATATGGAATTTTATTCTCTTTTGTAACTACATATATACTTAAAACATTTATTATTTAG
- a CDS encoding AEC family transporter — MENIVLVLFSLFLGYILNRFRIIQKDGAIALNKFVLYVSFPAIVLLQTPKINFSLELMIPAIIAWIVMTLSAFLILFLSKLFNFSKEVTGALMLVAILTNSSFLGIPMLSTYLVGQDFMPYLLIYDQFGTFLAFAVYGTFIVSIYTSKTKVTFKLITIKVLTFPPFLCLIIALFFVGVEFHPTIAKVLEIFAITTVPVALVAAGLQLQLILPKEDIKPSYNTFINQSLKY; from the coding sequence ATGGAAAATATAGTTTTAGTTTTATTTTCACTTTTTTTAGGATATATTTTAAACCGTTTTAGAATAATACAAAAAGATGGTGCAATAGCTTTAAATAAATTTGTATTGTATGTTTCTTTTCCTGCAATTGTACTTTTACAAACTCCAAAAATTAACTTTTCCTTAGAACTTATGATTCCTGCGATTATTGCTTGGATTGTAATGACTCTAAGTGCATTTTTAATACTTTTTTTATCAAAGTTATTTAACTTTAGTAAAGAAGTAACGGGAGCTTTAATGCTTGTTGCTATTTTAACAAATAGCTCATTTTTAGGTATTCCTATGCTTAGCACTTATTTAGTAGGCCAAGATTTTATGCCTTATTTACTAATATATGACCAATTTGGAACTTTCTTAGCTTTTGCGGTATATGGTACATTTATTGTATCAATTTATACTAGTAAAACAAAAGTTACATTTAAATTGATAACTATAAAAGTGCTTACTTTCCCTCCATTTTTATGTTTGATTATTGCTCTATTTTTTGTAGGGGTAGAATTTCATCCAACTATTGCTAAAGTTTTAGAAATTTTTGCAATTACTACTGTTCCTGTAGCCCTTGTTGCAGCAGGGTTACAACTACAACTCATACTTCCAAAAGAAGATATTAAACCTTCGTATAATACATTTATCAATCAAAGTTTAAAATATTGA
- a CDS encoding IS110 family RNA-guided transposase, with protein sequence MYYVGVDIAKDKHYVCILDDAKELACKPFWIYSDILGLRELLKRLAELSLDMNDFIIGIESTGAFSENFYSYITDADYKVILLNSYQTSKYRDFSTLKKIKNDSIDAYVIAELLASGKYKASYISNEDYHNLKVLNRLKKSLDDKIKTIKREITTVVATVNPEIEKVFPNIFTKTAIAIIKSYPTAMDISKATPEKLTKIFRHIKGNSFNLEKAKYLIELAKSSIYTGRANESRALMIKTNIKILELYIQERDEVEEQIQILIDNQLDDDSSNIENLKSIPGVSNKTVTAILGECGDLRRFESAKAFIGFLGLYPTLYQSGKSLSTGTLAKRGIPIAKHALYMAAVSAVRHNNELHKLFRDKVSSGKSKKEALIIIAKKLASIIYSLFKYNQAYNPYRVLIQHKK encoded by the coding sequence ATGTATTATGTTGGAGTTGATATTGCTAAAGACAAACACTATGTTTGTATTTTAGATGATGCAAAAGAGTTAGCTTGCAAACCTTTTTGGATTTATAGTGATATATTAGGATTAAGAGAACTACTCAAACGATTAGCTGAACTATCATTAGATATGAATGACTTTATTATTGGTATAGAATCAACTGGAGCATTTAGTGAAAATTTCTATAGTTATATTACTGATGCAGATTATAAAGTAATACTTTTAAATTCTTATCAAACTTCTAAGTATAGAGATTTCTCTACTCTTAAAAAGATTAAAAATGATTCAATAGATGCTTATGTTATTGCTGAATTACTTGCTAGTGGTAAATACAAAGCTAGTTATATTAGCAATGAAGATTATCACAATTTAAAAGTTTTAAATCGATTAAAAAAATCATTAGATGATAAAATAAAAACTATTAAAAGAGAGATAACAACTGTTGTTGCTACTGTTAATCCAGAGATTGAAAAAGTATTTCCAAATATCTTTACCAAAACTGCAATAGCGATCATTAAATCTTACCCAACCGCAATGGATATTTCAAAAGCTACGCCAGAAAAGCTAACTAAGATTTTTCGACATATCAAAGGTAATAGCTTTAATCTTGAAAAAGCAAAATATCTTATAGAACTTGCTAAATCTTCTATTTATACAGGTCGTGCAAATGAATCTAGAGCTTTAATGATCAAGACTAATATTAAGATATTAGAGCTTTATATTCAAGAAAGAGATGAAGTTGAAGAACAAATTCAAATTCTTATAGACAATCAACTTGATGATGATTCAAGTAATATTGAAAATCTTAAATCAATTCCTGGAGTATCTAATAAAACTGTTACAGCAATATTAGGAGAATGTGGAGACCTTAGAAGATTTGAATCAGCTAAAGCTTTCATAGGTTTTTTAGGTCTATATCCAACTTTATATCAATCAGGTAAATCTTTATCAACTGGAACTTTAGCTAAAAGAGGAATACCCATAGCTAAACATGCTCTTTATATGGCAGCAGTATCAGCTGTTAGACATAATAACGAACTTCATAAACTTTTTAGAGACAAAGTATCATCTGGTAAATCCAAAAAAGAAGCATTGATAATTATTGCTAAAAAATTAGCATCTATTATCTATTCTCTTTTTAAATATAACCAAGCATATAATCCATATAGAGTACTAATCCAACATAAAAAGTAA
- a CDS encoding thioredoxin fold domain-containing protein, translating into MSYILKLIFLTFLIVSSSFASLKELPKTEILKLEKLELLKKNNIKINKAFDIGSLYMLNINVKGNNDEVFLTKDKNYLISGVVVDVKTGSQISAPVDLSNLKNKEALIYGNGKDEYVLFTDPECSYCKKFESYFPLLKDKVKIKIFFFPLDFHENAKDLSFYIMGQKTNNQKIDAMFEFNIGDDLSKIKNLKYSKNELDKLEKKLNEHIELGIGLDIQSTPTLFDKDGNSIVWIDMLQKYGIEFKE; encoded by the coding sequence ATGTCTTATATTTTAAAATTAATATTTCTTACTTTTCTAATAGTAAGTTCAAGCTTTGCTTCCCTAAAAGAGCTTCCTAAAACTGAAATATTAAAATTAGAAAAACTTGAACTTCTTAAAAAAAACAATATAAAAATAAATAAAGCTTTTGATATAGGAAGTTTATATATGTTAAATATCAACGTTAAAGGAAATAATGATGAAGTTTTTTTAACAAAAGATAAAAACTATCTAATTTCTGGTGTAGTTGTTGATGTAAAAACAGGGTCTCAAATTTCAGCACCAGTTGATTTATCAAATTTGAAAAATAAAGAAGCTTTAATTTATGGAAATGGAAAAGATGAATATGTACTTTTTACAGATCCAGAGTGCAGTTACTGTAAAAAATTTGAGTCTTACTTTCCTTTATTAAAAGACAAAGTAAAAATAAAAATATTTTTCTTTCCTCTAGATTTTCATGAAAATGCTAAAGACTTATCTTTTTATATAATGGGGCAAAAAACAAATAATCAAAAAATTGATGCGATGTTTGAATTTAATATTGGAGATGATTTAAGTAAAATTAAAAATCTAAAATACTCAAAAAATGAACTAGATAAATTAGAAAAAAAGCTAAATGAACATATTGAATTAGGAATTGGTCTAGATATTCAAAGCACTCCAACATTATTTGATAAAGATGGAAATAGTATTGTTTGGATAGATATGCTTCAAAAATATGGAATTGAGTTTAAAGAATAA
- a CDS encoding NAD(P)H-dependent oxidoreductase gives MKVLINVVHPNLESSSRVNKSLLNIIKNQPSITINNLYEKYPDFKIDVKKEQELLLNHDVIIFQFPMYWLSSPALLKEWFDVVLEYNFAYGENYKLENKIFSICTTAGGSLKEYSEHGGNKYSVEDFLKPFEGTASYTKMNYKKPFIVYETFAINDDNLDKEAKNYLSYINDLIK, from the coding sequence ATGAAAGTTTTAATTAATGTAGTACATCCAAATTTAGAAAGTAGCTCAAGGGTAAATAAAAGTTTATTAAATATAATAAAAAATCAGCCAAGTATAACTATAAATAATCTTTATGAAAAGTATCCAGATTTTAAAATAGATGTAAAAAAAGAGCAAGAATTATTATTAAATCATGATGTAATAATTTTTCAATTTCCAATGTACTGGTTAAGTTCACCAGCTCTTTTAAAAGAGTGGTTTGATGTAGTTTTAGAGTATAATTTTGCATATGGCGAGAATTATAAATTAGAGAATAAAATTTTTTCTATTTGTACAACAGCTGGAGGAAGCTTAAAAGAATATAGTGAACATGGTGGAAATAAATATAGTGTTGAAGATTTTTTAAAACCATTTGAAGGAACTGCTAGTTATACAAAAATGAATTATAAAAAACCATTTATTGTTTATGAAACTTTTGCAATTAATGACGATAATTTAGATAAAGAGGCTAAAAATTATCTTAGTTATATAAATGATTTAATAAAATAA
- a CDS encoding YbhB/YbcL family Raf kinase inhibitor-like protein, with product MKKVLFSFACCASFLFADNFTLSSSDLKGQLTKKQEFSGFGCSGENISPQLSWQNAPKETKSFAITVYDPDAPTGSGWWHWVVFDISKDKTTLPSGFGNNESKDAIQSITDYGKSGFGGACPPLGDKAHRYIFTVHALDVETLGLDKNANPATVGYYLNSHTISKASIISYYKR from the coding sequence ATGAAAAAAGTATTATTTAGTTTTGCATGTTGTGCAAGTTTTTTATTTGCAGATAATTTTACATTAAGTAGTTCAGATTTAAAAGGACAGCTTACAAAAAAGCAAGAGTTTAGTGGTTTTGGATGTAGTGGAGAAAATATTTCACCACAATTATCTTGGCAAAATGCTCCAAAAGAGACTAAATCATTCGCAATTACTGTATATGATCCAGATGCACCAACAGGTTCAGGATGGTGGCATTGGGTTGTTTTTGATATTTCCAAAGATAAAACAACTCTACCTTCAGGTTTTGGAAATAATGAGTCAAAAGATGCTATTCAAAGTATAACTGATTATGGAAAAAGTGGTTTTGGTGGTGCTTGTCCTCCATTAGGAGACAAAGCTCATAGATATATTTTTACAGTTCATGCACTTGATGTTGAAACTTTAGGTTTGGATAAAAATGCAAATCCAGCAACAGTTGGATATTATTTAAATTCACATACAATTTCTAAAGCTTCAATAATTTCTTATTATAAAAGATAA
- a CDS encoding NAD(P)H-dependent oxidoreductase — protein MKKVLIINGHQYYDVVAKGELTRSYIDRATKFFLENGFEVKHTEIEKGYNIEEECQKFEWADAVLLQYPVYWMGVPWITKKYFDETFTQGRHYESDGRSRSDVSKTYGSGGLLKGKKYMLSITYNCPTTEFSNPKSFFDGLSLDEANVATHKTFQFVGFEPLKTYSVHDIFKGDLDLTKELEKFENTLKENFLQK, from the coding sequence ATGAAAAAAGTTTTAATAATTAATGGTCACCAATATTATGATGTAGTAGCAAAAGGGGAATTAACTCGAAGCTATATAGATAGAGCAACAAAATTCTTTTTAGAAAATGGTTTTGAAGTAAAACACACAGAGATTGAAAAAGGTTATAACATAGAAGAAGAGTGTCAAAAATTTGAGTGGGCTGATGCAGTTTTACTTCAATATCCAGTATATTGGATGGGAGTTCCTTGGATTACAAAAAAATATTTTGATGAAACTTTTACTCAAGGAAGACATTATGAAAGCGATGGAAGAAGTAGAAGTGATGTTTCTAAAACTTACGGAAGTGGAGGACTTTTAAAAGGTAAAAAATATATGTTAAGTATAACTTACAATTGTCCAACAACAGAATTTAGTAATCCTAAAAGTTTTTTTGATGGACTATCTTTAGATGAGGCAAATGTTGCTACTCATAAAACTTTCCAATTTGTTGGTTTTGAACCTTTAAAAACTTATTCAGTTCATGATATTTTCAAAGGAGATTTAGATTTAACTAAAGAGTTAGAAAAATTTGAGAATACTTTAAAAGAAAATTTTTTACAAAAATAA